The genomic stretch GAGGCCCTCAGCTATACCTCCGTGTAACGCTAGCACCCCATCGACTAACGCAGCGTAAGGTAGGTTCGAGAATACCTCGTTGTATCTCATGTAGACGTACTGCCATTCGGATCCGTACACATGATAGAGGGTCTCCATGAACCCGTAATTCATATTGACTACGGGAGATTCATGATTTCCCCTCAGAAGGGCCAAATTCCCGATTATGTAATTAGCGAGTAGGTAATTTATGTTCTCTATCTGCTTCGCCCCTCTATCCACGTAATCCCCCAGGAAGACCAAATTATAACCTTCCTTGAGGAATCTGAGGGCCGAGATAGAGGTATCTAGATCCCCATGAGTATCCCCTACGAAAACAGTCTTCCCCTTCAACTTTATCAGCTGCGGCTCCTTAGATAGCTTGAGCTCAGCGTAATCCAATAGGGACATGACTTCCTCATAACTCAGAATCTCCCCTCTCATCGCTCTCTCCAAGACATTGCGGATCTCAACTCCCTCCTCTTTCCTCCTCAACCTCCTCAGAAATCTCATCGGGATCACCGGTCTCATGGGGATAGAGTGAAGTGGATCCTCCTGTTGTTCTTCCCCTTGTTCTCCATCCCCAAGAATACTATCTCGCCTACCTCCCTCGTGTTCCTAACGTGGGGACCGCCATCCGCTTGGATATCTATCCCCTCTATCTCGACTATCCTGAGCTTATCGACATCGGGCGGTAGTGCTTTAGCTAACTTTATTATCCCAGGTATCTTCATAGCCTCCTCCCTACTTAAGTAATAGATCTTCACCTCCCTTCCCTCGGAGAGGAGCTTATTGGTCTCAGCTATCACTCCCTCTACTAACTCCCTGTCCGGCCTCTCTAAGTTCACATCAACCCTGCTCCTATCGTAACCTACATTATTTCCCGTGACTAATACTCCGTACTTCGAATTAAGCAAAGCTATTAATGCGTGAAGAGCTGTGTGCATCCTCATTACCCTGTACCTCTTATCCCAATCTAGGATACCCCTCACTACATCGCCAACAACTAGCCCAGGTCTCCCAACGATATGCCAGACAATTCCACTTTCCTTCCTGACATCGATGACCTCGAATTCCTCCTCCCCCCTTAGGAGCTTCCCCTTATCGCTGGGGAGACCCCCGCCCAGGGGATAGAAAGCCGTCCTATCGAGAGAGACCCTATCACCTTCCACAGCCCTCACGACAGCTTCGAACTCCTTTAAGTAACAATCATCCATGTAGAGGAGCTCCGTCTCCAAACGCACACCCATGAGCTCTCCATCATCCCTATTTTAATCTTCCTCAGGGGGTGAAGTTTATTAGAGAGGGGAGGAAGGAAGCGGGATGAGGCTCAGATACGCAATCATCCTATTGCTAATACTCATAGCTCAAGCTTCAGCTGAACAGACGTGGGATCTCTCGATATTGAGGGTCAATCTCTACCCTCCGAATGCCGAAGTCCAACAGGGGCAGCCTCTAATGGTGACTATATACGTGGGCAATAAAGAGGCATCTCAATTCTCAGGGACCGTATCAGTGAGCCTCTACGTCGATGGGTTCCTCAAATCGAGGGAGGATTGGTATATCGGTAACCTCTCGATGGGATCTATCCCAATACCCCCCGGTGGATACAGGACTGTAGTGACGAACCTAGATACATCGACTCTCACTATCGGTGTTCACGAGCTGAGAGTTGAGATAAGCCCAAAGGGATATCTAGATCCTAATAAGAATGATAACAGTTACTCCATCGATTTCGTTATCGTCCCCCTAGTCAGCCCATTCATAGAGGCTGATAGAGAGGTCCTCCAGGGTAAGGAGTTCGATATAGAGGTCCAGATACCCAACCCTAGGAGCGAACCCCTCGAGGACGTGAAGGTCAGGCTCTTCGTCAACGGGAGTGAGGTAGGGGCTAAGGAATCGTACGTACCCCCCAGGATGATATCGGCAGTCAAGTTCACATATAAACCGCTGAACGTCGGGACAATCCTCTTGGACGCTCTCATCACTAGAGGAGATCAACCCATGGGGAGGGCTTCCCTGAGCGTTACTGTGAAGCCTTCATGCGATCTCTCAATAGAGAGAGTTCAATTGAGCGAGAGGATATTCACTGGAGAGCCCGTCTCCGGGAAGTTGATATTGAGGAATTCGGGATTATCAGCCTCTAGGGCGAACCTCACCTTCTCAGTAGATGGGGAGGCTGTGGAGAGCAAGTCGATAGATTTCATAAGTCCGAATGAGAGTCTGGAGCTCGAGTTCAATCTGAACGTTGCTCTAGAGGTAGGAAGTCATACTTTAACATTCGATCTCATCCCTATGGATGCCACTGATCTGAATCCCTCCGATAATGAGTACTCCTTCAGCTTCAAGGTGATACCAGTCCCCGTGTCGCTCTCAGCCCGTTCATCGGGCAGCGATGTATACGTTAACTTGACTAACTTAGCTGACTTACTCACTAATGTAGAGGTATCCATATTGAGGGATGGGAGCGAGGTAATGAAGTTCAATGTGACTTTAGAAGCCGGATCTAGTAGATTGATCCCTATAAGGGGGCTGGATCCCGGGAATTACACTATAGCTGTTTACAGTCATGGAAGCATGATATCATCGACTGAAGTGAGCGTAGAGGGGGGATTGAGACCTGAAAGATATCCCTTCTGGTTACTAGCCGTAGTCCCAATAGTAGCTGCTCTAACTTATTACTTGATCACTAGGAGGAAGAGGAGGGCCTGGCCCTCCTCATGAAACTTTCATCCACTTACGGACTCCGATCACCCTTTAAGTCCCTGAAGTGAGTTAATCGTGATGAGGAAGCTGACCTTAGCCCTGCTGATCCTACTGATCCCCTCAGTGGTTATAGAAGCCCAAGATAAAACCGGAGGTCTATTCTCCGAGATCGAGGATTATATAAAAGGCCTCACTGAAGTCGCGGTAGAGTTCTTAGGGGTCCTCAGATCGTCAGCTCTGATGATAGCTAGAGCTCTATCCGGGACACTGATAGCTATAGGCCTCGTTCTCTGGGGCACTGATATATTCGGCTACAAGGGGAAGAGATTGATAATAGCTGGCGTGATATTGTTCTTCCTAGTCGAGCTCTTCTGAGGACTCAGACCGCTCAACTTAAATAGATCCGGGGGCTCTCAGACTGCAGAAATATATTTAAGGGAGAGGGAGGACTTATTGATGTATGAAGAAGGTGGGATTCGTCCAAACGAACCCTGAGTTCGGTGCTTTAGAGGATAACTTGAAGAGAGCTCTAGATCTAGCTTCTAATGTCGAATCAGATCTTCTAGTATTCCCAGAGCTCTTCAATACTGGATACCTATTCCTCTCTAGGGAGGAAGCCCTTAAGCTCTCTGAGGGATTGGATGGCCCGACCATAAGGAAGCTCAGCTATTTCGCATCTGAGCATTCAACAGCTATAGTAGCTGGCTTCCCCGAGAGAGATGGAGAGAAAGTGTACAATTCAGCAGTAGCTATAGATATCGATGGAGATGTGAAGGGCGTCTACAGGAAGACCCATCTCTTCTACGAGGAGAAGCTGATATTCGATCCCGGGGACACGGGGTTCAGGGTCTTCGATCTAGCCGGTATGAGAGTTGGGATAATGATATGCTTCGACTGGATCTTCCCGGAGTCAGCTAGATCACTCGCACTATCCGGAGCTCAAGTCATCGCGCATCCATCTTGCTTAGTGATGCCATACGCCCCCAAAGCAGATCCAGTCAGGGCCCTGGAGAATAGGGTCTTCATCATACTCTCGGATAGGAGCGGGGTAGAGGAGAGGGGAGGTAAGAAGTTGAGGTATCAGGGGATGAGCTTAATCTCCGACCCTAAGATGAACATATTGGCTCAAGCACCAGAGGAAGGGGAGCACGTGGGCATAGCGGAGATAGATCCTAAATTAGCGGAGGATAAGAAGGTAAATGAGCTCAACGATATATTCCTGGATAGGAGGCCTGAGTTCTATGGCAAGATATGCTAGAGTCATCCCTTTGATATTACTCCTCATCACCATCTACCTAATACAAGCTGATTCCCTATCCATTTACGCATCAGTAGATTGCTATATAACGAATTGGGATCAGGGGAAGAGCTTCCACTCAGAGGTCCTTAGGGTATCTAGGGAGAAATCCGGCAACGATTACTTGGAGGCCAGAGCCATAATAGGTTTCGATCTAACTAGCTTGACAGCAATACCTAGGGGATCGAAGGTATCCGAAGCAAACCTCATCCTAAAGCTAGTGAACGGATCTAAAGCTAAGGTGGAGGTCTGGGAGCTAGCTAGGGAACCTGATATATTCAAAGTGAGCTGGGTAAAAGCTGGTGATGAGGACTGGATCACTCCAGGGGGAGATCTCCTGAGGAAAGTCGGCGAGGCTGAAGTCAGCGCAGGAGAGATGAGGATAGACCTGAGGGATTACATTCAAGCTGTCGTGAATGGCGAGCTGAATTCAACGGGTTGGTTCCTGTTGAAGATAGCGGACGAGGGTTACTTCTACTTCTACTCCGAGCTATCGACGAATAAACCCAGGATTGAGATTAGCTATACGAAGGCCTCTCTAGACATAAGCTTGGATTCCAATGAAATCAAGCTCTCCCAAGGAAGCTCCGCTCTCCTTAAAGTTCAAGTGAGCGGATACCTCGGATCCCCTGTCTCAATAGAGTTAGAAGCCCCCAGCTTCCTCAAATACACTATATCCCCGAGTCGAGGGTACCCGACTTTCGTCTCCACTCTCAACTTATCGATACCTGAAGACGCCCCTGGAGGCTCATATACATTGATAATATCGGCAGTCGGTCCTATTAGGAAGAACGTCACGTTGAAACTCACTGTCATCGAAAAGAAGGGCTACATAATATCCCTTCCGAGTTCTATCGATCTAATAAGCGGGTTCAGGAAGGACTTGATTATCAAGGCAACGCCCACTGGGAACTTCAGCGGGGAGATCGCTGCTTCTATACTGGAAGCCCCTGATTGGCTCAGCGTCTCAATAAACCCGAGTAAGGGAAAGCTGCCTTTCAACTTCACATTAACACTGAAGCCCCTCCCCGATGTTGAGGCCTCTGGGAGGCTGAGGATAATATTCAGAGGTCAAGTGAGTAAACAATATGAGGTAGAAGTGAGGACTAGATTGAGGAGAGTCGCTATTTACAGTAACGATATAGATTGGAAATTATCTAAGGAACTCATAATATCTTACTCAAATTCAACAGGGGTCCCCGTCCACAGGATAAATGATACATCCCTATTCTCGAATTACGATCTGATCATAGTTCTGGGAGGCCATAAGGCCCCGACTGATAAGTGGATGCCCAAGAACGTGGCATCCAGCTTCATGAACGATAGCGAGAAGGCCTCCCTCGAGAGGGGGAAGGATTCGATATTAGTGAGGAAGCAGGGCTCTACCATCATAGTGATAATTGCTGGTAAGACGAGGCAGAGCACAGCGGCTCTGATCTCATCCGACAAAGATGGGGATGGCTTCCCACTAATAGCAGAAATTCTCAGCGAGGATCCCATTGAAGTAGCTGGATCGGGCTAGTTTTGATAACTAATCGATTTTTTAAATGATTATCTCAGCATATACTATGCCACTTAAGTTGCCCAAGCCCGGACTGAGGAATATAGATGGTCATCTACTCTATCTGGAGCATGCTGGACCTCACATGGCCACGCTTCAAATCGTGAATAATGTATTATCATCCGAAATGACTTCAGCAGGCCAGCTGGTTGAGACAGTTGATTTAGAGCTCTTCGGGAAATCGCTCTTCATAGAGCACATAATAATGATCACTCTCTACGACGAGTACATCTATCACGAGACCTTGGTCCATCCGACTTTACTCTCGCTAGAGAATCCGGAGAAAGTACTGATAATAGGGGGAGGGGACGGAGGAGCCCTCAGGGAAGTGCTGAAGCATCCAGTAGGGGAAGTGACGATGGTAGAGCTGGATGAGTCAGTGATAGAGACAGTTAGGAAGCACATACCAGAGGTCCCCGGGAGCTCCTTCGAAGACCCCAGGCTTAAGTTGATAATAGGGGACGGTAGGAAGTACGTCGAGAGTTGTGAGGAGAAATATGATGCAGTAATATTGGATGTGACGGATCCATATGGTCAAGCCGTTAGGCTTTACACGAAGGAATTCTACTCAATGGTCAGGAAGCTCATGAGGGATGGGGGGCTCATGGTCACCCACAGCGAGGGGGTCCACGTGAATAGAGTGACCTTCCAGAGGATATACAGGGCGATCAGGGAGACTTTCAAGAAACATGCGGTCGCTAAAGCCTATGTCCCATCCTTCAACGATGAGTGGTCGTTCTCATTCGGCTCAGATTATTTAGTGCCTCCTGAACTCGATAGGGAGAAATTGGAGAGGAGGTTCAACGAGAG from Candidatus Korarchaeum sp. encodes the following:
- a CDS encoding acyltransferase, whose protein sequence is MKKVGFVQTNPEFGALEDNLKRALDLASNVESDLLVFPELFNTGYLFLSREEALKLSEGLDGPTIRKLSYFASEHSTAIVAGFPERDGEKVYNSAVAIDIDGDVKGVYRKTHLFYEEKLIFDPGDTGFRVFDLAGMRVGIMICFDWIFPESARSLALSGAQVIAHPSCLVMPYAPKADPVRALENRVFIILSDRSGVEERGGKKLRYQGMSLISDPKMNILAQAPEEGEHVGIAEIDPKLAEDKKVNELNDIFLDRRPEFYGKIC
- a CDS encoding DNRLRE domain-containing protein — protein: MSSTIYSWIGGLSSMARYARVIPLILLLITIYLIQADSLSIYASVDCYITNWDQGKSFHSEVLRVSREKSGNDYLEARAIIGFDLTSLTAIPRGSKVSEANLILKLVNGSKAKVEVWELAREPDIFKVSWVKAGDEDWITPGGDLLRKVGEAEVSAGEMRIDLRDYIQAVVNGELNSTGWFLLKIADEGYFYFYSELSTNKPRIEISYTKASLDISLDSNEIKLSQGSSALLKVQVSGYLGSPVSIELEAPSFLKYTISPSRGYPTFVSTLNLSIPEDAPGGSYTLIISAVGPIRKNVTLKLTVIEKKGYIISLPSSIDLISGFRKDLIIKATPTGNFSGEIAASILEAPDWLSVSINPSKGKLPFNFTLTLKPLPDVEASGRLRIIFRGQVSKQYEVEVRTRLRRVAIYSNDIDWKLSKELIISYSNSTGVPVHRINDTSLFSNYDLIIVLGGHKAPTDKWMPKNVASSFMNDSEKASLERGKDSILVRKQGSTIIVIIAGKTRQSTAALISSDKDGDGFPLIAEILSEDPIEVAGSG
- the speE gene encoding polyamine aminopropyltransferase gives rise to the protein MPLKLPKPGLRNIDGHLLYLEHAGPHMATLQIVNNVLSSEMTSAGQLVETVDLELFGKSLFIEHIIMITLYDEYIYHETLVHPTLLSLENPEKVLIIGGGDGGALREVLKHPVGEVTMVELDESVIETVRKHIPEVPGSSFEDPRLKLIIGDGRKYVESCEEKYDAVILDVTDPYGQAVRLYTKEFYSMVRKLMRDGGLMVTHSEGVHVNRVTFQRIYRAIRETFKKHAVAKAYVPSFNDEWSFSFGSDYLVPPELDREKLERRFNERLKGKTRFYLPEIHYALFSLPAYLKAALEEEVPPSTDDNPAEIYEES
- a CDS encoding metallophosphoesterase; translation: MRFLRRLRRKEEGVEIRNVLERAMRGEILSYEEVMSLLDYAELKLSKEPQLIKLKGKTVFVGDTHGDLDTSISALRFLKEGYNLVFLGDYVDRGAKQIENINYLLANYIIGNLALLRGNHESPVVNMNYGFMETLYHVYGSEWQYVYMRYNEVFSNLPYAALVDGVLALHGGIAEGLRSIKQIAALPKKDLIPRNKVAFQILWNDPSESVERFGENYSRGGGVKYYGRAAVEEFLRANKLKAIVRSHEAYPDGYMLLFKGSTGIEEMEHMLISIFSCRYYGIPPTAAVYDGKRMEVIRI
- a CDS encoding alanyl-tRNA editing protein; the encoded protein is METELLYMDDCYLKEFEAVVRAVEGDRVSLDRTAFYPLGGGLPSDKGKLLRGEEEFEVIDVRKESGIVWHIVGRPGLVVGDVVRGILDWDKRYRVMRMHTALHALIALLNSKYGVLVTGNNVGYDRSRVDVNLERPDRELVEGVIAETNKLLSEGREVKIYYLSREEAMKIPGIIKLAKALPPDVDKLRIVEIEGIDIQADGGPHVRNTREVGEIVFLGMENKGKNNRRIHFTLSP